The Paralichthys olivaceus isolate ysfri-2021 chromosome 2, ASM2471397v2, whole genome shotgun sequence genomic interval TCAAGACACCAACAACTTCTTCAGTGGCTCACAGAACAAACGTCCGCCGAAGCTCGGACAAATAGGCAGGAGCAAACGGGGTAATTATATAATTTAAGGCGTTTTTTCCCTTGTGGATGTGGATGTGTTGAATGCGCACATATGGACCAGAGGGGATGATGGCACCGTGACATGCTCCCCATCAGAGTGCATGGTCAGAGGAATGGTCTTTCgtttgcatgtgtgcgtttTTAAATCTTCTGTTCGCATTGCAACACAACTTGGATGCGCAGTGCGTGCTCTTAAACGCCTCTGAACCTCGCTCCTCATAGTTGTGCTGAGCGTCCCCTCCCCAGTGAACGTGTGGTGTAATTAAGATTGAGATGCAGAGTGATTATGATCTATTGTCTTTTGTGTTTGCACGATGAATCCAGACTGCCTGTGCTTTTGCTTGTGTCTGTCCTGATGAGAAGGCTCACTTGTGGTggcacatacatgcacagacacacacagttgcatgTACAgtagtgtgcacacacacacactctgcacagACATGGATAAGAGGCAGACGTGTAAGTATTGCATCTGCAGGTGCACTGCAAGAAGACATGCAGAAATTCAAatgtgcatcacacacacacacacccatgcttATCTGTCTCGCTCTTATTCTTTCATGTATGCATACATCACTTCTGCTCATACAGCGCAGTGCTCATGGTCCAAGGCTTTAATGTCCCCGACCCCCCCCTGTCAGTTGATGGGGAATTTTCAAGACGCCACACCAAGACGagcccccctcctctctcattaACTCTCTTCCCTGTCATCCACAGTTGTGATCGAGGATGAGAATGGCGACAACGAAGCCCTGAAAAATGGAACAGAGAAGACCCCGCCAGAGGCTTAGAGAGCGCTCGTCTCACCATCCCCCTAAAGACACTCTTGAAACCAATTTTTTATGGCGATATTTACTAGTTTTAATCCAAAGACACTGTATATAAGCACTTTCTCTCATGTGGCAGCAAGCAGCACTTCCAcaccctcctctccctgtcagtcATCATGGCCATCCGGGTGACACACACTGGCAGGGGCAGGAGATGGCAGCGAAGGAGACCCCCAggtggaccccccccccccaacacacacacactcatatatatatatatatatatatacacacacacacatacacaaatgccCTCAATCACAGGGTTTCGCCATAGATCCAAAAGTGAAGAAGACAACAAGCAAGGGGGGGGTGCGATGTAGAGGAAGGAGGCGGTGCTGTCGAAATGCAGAAATCAGGGACAGgatacagaaataaatctaATACAAAAACTAAAGCACACACTTCTCCTATATCTTATCGACTAAACCTATGGTACCATTCTTTATTCTCTTCATTTTGATCAAGGGAAAATAACTAATAGAATTTGTAAATATGGAGAGGGTAGACCATATTTTCTTGCACAAAGTGGGAATCAGTAAACTGGCTTGTTCTCTGTGTTGaagactttatttattgatcctCTGGAATATGTCTTTTGCAGTGACTTAAGGCCTGAGGGAGAGTTTTTTTGTATGTCAAGAAGACTATGAGCGAATGAGAgtgatattttttttcacttaacAATTCTCGATGTTGCCTGAGTGTTTTTTGTTACCATATT includes:
- the camk2n1 gene encoding calcium/calmodulin-dependent protein kinase II inhibitor 2-like translates to MSEVLPFNEEKMSHYGNEGDEGHLSFTCRLQDTNNFFSGSQNKRPPKLGQIGRSKRVVIEDENGDNEALKNGTEKTPPEA